From the genome of Marinobacter sp. F4206:
TCTGATGGATACGACGTTTCTTTCCATCGTCCTCGCGGTCTCCATGATTCTGATGCTGACCCTGGGGGTCTGGGTGTCCCTGACCCTGGTGGGCATTGGTGTCCTCGGACTACTGCTTTCAGGCAACGACCAGATTGGCCTGCTGTTCGCAACGTCGAGCTGGGGCGCCAGTACCGGTTGGGCACTGACAGCGCTGCCCATGTTTATCTGGATGGGCGAAGTCCTGTTCCGGACCCGCTTGTCCGAGGACCTGTTCAAGGGGCTGTCGCCCTGGATGGGCGGCCTTCCCGGTAAACTCCTGCACGTCAACATTTTAAGCTGCGGGATTTTTGCCGCCGTTTCCGGCTCTTCGGCGGCCACCGCCGCCACCATCGGCCGCATGACCCTGCCCGAACTCAAGGCCCAGGGTTACAGCGATCGCATGGCAGTAGGCACCCTGGCGGGCTCCGGCACCCTGGGTCTGCTGATTCCACCGTCAATCATCCTGATTGTTTACGGCGTCGCCGCCGAAGTTTCCATCGGACGCCTGTTCATTGCGGGCGCCCTGCCCGGCTTGATGCTGGTCATCATGTTCATGGGTTACACCATGATTTGGGCCAAGCTGAATAAAGACGAGATGCCCAAGCACAAAAAGGAACACATATCATTCTCGGCCAAGTTCAAGGCCTTGCGTATGTTGCTGCCGATTGTGGGTCTGATTGTCTTCGTGCTGGGCTCCATCTATGCCGGCTTTACCACACCCACTGAAGCCGCCGCGCTTGGCGTATTTGGCGCCCTGCTCCTGGCCGCCGTTACCGGTTCGCTCAATGCGCAGAGCTTCAAGGAAAGTCTGCTGGGAGCGGTCAAAAGTTCCTGCATGATCGGGTTGATCCTGGTGGGCGCCCACTTCCTGACCTTGTCCATGGGCTTTCTGGGCATTCCCCGGGAACTGGCAGAGTGGATCGGCAGCATGTCGCTCTCGTCGTTCGAGCTGCTGGTGTGCCTGACCGCACTGTTTGTTCTGCTTGGCTGTTTCCTGGACGGCATTTCCGTGGTGGTTTTGACTGTGGCGGTAGTGATGCCAATGGTCCAGCAAGCCGGCATCGACCTGCTCTGGTTCGGCATTTTCATTGTACTGGTGGTCGAAATGGCCCAGATCACCCCGCCGGTGGGCTTCAACCTGTTCGTGATTCAGGCGCTGACCGGCAAAGACATTCTATACGTGGCTCGAGCGGCGCTGCCCTTCTTCCTGCTGATCATGGCTGCCCTGTTCCTGATCGGCTGGTTTCCGGAGATCGTCACCTACCTGCCCAGGACCATGAGTCAGGGTTAGGGCTCGACGCACACGTTTCGGGAGGTATCAGATGAAACTCAACTGCGATATGGGCGAGAGCTTTGGCGCGTGGACCAAGGGCATGGACGCCGATGTCATGCCCTTCATAGACATGGCCAACATCGCCTGCGGCTTCCATGCGTCCGATCCGCTCACCATGGATCACACTGTAAAAATGGCCATTGCCGAGAGCGTCACGATCGGCGCGCATCCGGGCTATCCGGATCTCCTGGGCTTCGGCCGGCGTGAGCTGGACTGCCGTCCAGACGAACTGAAGGCCATTCTGGTATACCAGATGGCCGCACTCGACGGCATATGCCGAACCCATGGCACCGCCATTCAGTACGTCAAACCCCATGGCGCGCT
Proteins encoded in this window:
- a CDS encoding TRAP transporter large permease, whose product is MDTTFLSIVLAVSMILMLTLGVWVSLTLVGIGVLGLLLSGNDQIGLLFATSSWGASTGWALTALPMFIWMGEVLFRTRLSEDLFKGLSPWMGGLPGKLLHVNILSCGIFAAVSGSSAATAATIGRMTLPELKAQGYSDRMAVGTLAGSGTLGLLIPPSIILIVYGVAAEVSIGRLFIAGALPGLMLVIMFMGYTMIWAKLNKDEMPKHKKEHISFSAKFKALRMLLPIVGLIVFVLGSIYAGFTTPTEAAALGVFGALLLAAVTGSLNAQSFKESLLGAVKSSCMIGLILVGAHFLTLSMGFLGIPRELAEWIGSMSLSSFELLVCLTALFVLLGCFLDGISVVVLTVAVVMPMVQQAGIDLLWFGIFIVLVVEMAQITPPVGFNLFVIQALTGKDILYVARAALPFFLLIMAALFLIGWFPEIVTYLPRTMSQG